A window of Sutcliffiella cohnii contains these coding sequences:
- a CDS encoding dihydrolipoamide acetyltransferase family protein, whose protein sequence is MAFEFKLPDIGEGIHEGEIVKWFVKPGDEVNEDDVLMEVQNDKAVVEIPSPVKGKVLELKVDEGTVATVGQTIITFDAPGYEDLKFKGDDHADEAPKEEAPAPEETNETTSAPAATAVEVDPSRRVIAMPSVRKYAREKGVDIRQVAGTGNNGRVLKTDIDAFTTGGAPVTEAPAAAAEVQTEAPKQEAAKQPIPAGQYPETREKMSGIRRAIAKAMVNSKHTAPHVTLMDEIDVTELVAHRKKFKGVAADKGVKLTYLPYVVKALTSALREFPALNTSLDDATDEIVHKHYYNIGIAADTDKGLLVPVVKEADRKSIFTISNEINELAVKARDGKLSGDEMKGASCTITNIGSAGGQWFTPVINHPEVAILGIGRIAEKPVVKDGEIVVAPVLALSLSFDHRMIDGATAQNALNHIKRLLNDPQLLLMEA, encoded by the coding sequence GTGGCATTCGAATTTAAATTGCCTGATATCGGTGAAGGTATCCACGAAGGTGAAATCGTAAAATGGTTTGTTAAACCTGGCGATGAAGTTAATGAAGACGATGTTTTAATGGAAGTACAAAATGATAAAGCAGTAGTAGAAATCCCTTCCCCTGTAAAAGGGAAAGTATTGGAATTAAAAGTAGATGAAGGTACTGTTGCAACAGTTGGTCAAACTATTATCACTTTTGATGCGCCTGGTTACGAAGACTTAAAATTTAAAGGCGACGATCATGCTGATGAAGCTCCGAAAGAAGAGGCACCAGCCCCTGAAGAAACGAATGAAACTACTTCAGCTCCAGCAGCTACTGCTGTAGAAGTTGACCCAAGTCGTCGCGTTATCGCAATGCCTTCTGTTCGTAAATATGCACGCGAAAAAGGTGTAGACATTCGTCAAGTTGCAGGAACAGGAAACAATGGCCGTGTACTAAAAACAGATATCGATGCATTTACTACTGGTGGAGCACCTGTAACAGAAGCACCAGCAGCTGCTGCAGAAGTACAAACGGAAGCACCGAAACAAGAAGCTGCTAAACAACCAATTCCAGCTGGTCAATATCCAGAAACTCGTGAAAAAATGAGTGGAATTCGTCGTGCGATTGCAAAAGCAATGGTTAACTCAAAACATACTGCACCACATGTAACGTTAATGGATGAAATTGACGTAACGGAACTTGTAGCTCATCGTAAAAAATTCAAAGGTGTTGCGGCTGACAAAGGCGTCAAACTTACTTATTTACCATACGTCGTAAAAGCTTTAACATCTGCATTACGTGAGTTCCCAGCTCTAAACACTTCCTTAGATGATGCAACAGATGAAATTGTTCATAAGCATTACTACAACATCGGTATCGCTGCAGATACAGATAAAGGTTTATTAGTTCCTGTAGTAAAAGAAGCAGATCGTAAATCTATCTTTACTATCTCTAATGAAATTAATGAACTAGCTGTAAAAGCTCGTGATGGAAAACTTTCTGGTGATGAAATGAAAGGTGCTTCTTGTACGATTACTAATATCGGTTCAGCAGGCGGTCAATGGTTTACTCCAGTTATTAACCATCCGGAAGTTGCTATTTTAGGTATTGGTCGTATTGCTGAAAAGCCAGTAGTAAAAGACGGTGAGATTGTTGTAGCTCCAGTATTAGCTTTATCACTAAGCTTCGATCACCGCATGATCGACGGAGCAACTGCTCAAAATGCGCTTAACCATATTAAGCGATTATTGAACGATCCACAATTATTATTAATGGAGGCGTAA
- a CDS encoding alpha-ketoacid dehydrogenase subunit beta, with protein MAQMTLIQAITDALRTELKNDENVLLFGEDVGQNGGVFRATEGLQAEFGEDRVFDTPLAESGIGGLAVGLGVTGFRPVMEIQFFGFVYEVMDSLSGQMARMRYRTGGRWNSPVTIRSPFGGGVHTPELHADSLEGLVAQQPGLKVVIPSTPYDAKGLLISAIRDNDPVIFLEHMKLYRSFRQEVPEEEYTIEIGKADVKREGKDLSMITYGAMVHECLKAADELEKEGISAEVVDLRTISPLDIDTIIASVEKTGRAIVVQEAQKQAGIAANVVAEINDRAILSLEAPVLRVAAPDTVYPFSQAESVWLPNFKDVIETAKKVMEF; from the coding sequence ATGGCGCAAATGACATTGATTCAAGCAATCACTGATGCGTTACGCACAGAACTAAAAAACGACGAGAATGTTTTACTATTCGGTGAAGACGTAGGACAAAACGGAGGAGTATTCCGTGCTACTGAAGGTCTACAAGCTGAATTTGGTGAAGATCGCGTTTTTGACACACCTCTTGCGGAATCAGGAATTGGTGGTTTAGCGGTCGGCCTTGGCGTTACTGGCTTCCGTCCAGTAATGGAAATTCAATTCTTTGGATTTGTATACGAAGTAATGGATTCTTTAAGTGGCCAAATGGCGCGTATGCGTTACCGTACAGGTGGCCGTTGGAATTCTCCAGTTACTATTCGTTCACCTTTTGGTGGAGGAGTTCATACTCCAGAACTACATGCGGATAGCTTAGAAGGATTAGTAGCACAACAACCTGGTTTAAAAGTAGTAATTCCTTCAACACCGTATGATGCGAAAGGTTTATTAATTTCTGCTATTCGTGATAATGACCCAGTTATTTTCTTAGAGCATATGAAATTATACCGTTCTTTCCGTCAAGAGGTTCCTGAAGAGGAATATACAATTGAAATTGGTAAAGCTGATGTTAAAAGAGAAGGTAAAGATTTATCAATGATAACTTACGGAGCAATGGTACATGAGTGCTTGAAAGCTGCGGATGAGCTAGAGAAAGAAGGTATCTCTGCTGAAGTAGTAGACCTTCGTACTATTAGCCCATTAGATATCGACACTATTATTGCTTCTGTTGAAAAAACAGGACGAGCAATCGTAGTCCAAGAAGCACAAAAACAAGCTGGTATTGCTGCAAATGTAGTAGCAGAAATTAACGATCGTGCTATTTTAAGCTTAGAAGCACCAGTATTACGTGTTGCTGCACCTGATACAGTATACCCATTCTCTCAAGCTGAGAGTGTTTGGTTACCTAACTTCAAAGACGTTATTGAAACTGCTAAAAAAGTAATGGAATTTTAA
- the pdhA gene encoding pyruvate dehydrogenase (acetyl-transferring) E1 component subunit alpha, with translation MAAKTKNAKFDPQQQFKKVEEIFQTFQILNEEGKVVNEAAMPELTDEQLKELMRRMVYTRVLDQRSISLNRQGRLGFYAPTAGQEASQLASQFALESEDFILPGYRDVPQMIWHGLPLYQAFLFSRGHFHGNQMPEGVNLLPPQIIIGAQIIQTAGVALGLKKKGKQAVAITYTGDGGASQGDFYEGINFAGAYKAPAIFVVQNNRFAISTPVEKQSAATTIAQKAVAAGIPGIQVDGMDPLAVYAAVREARERAINGEGPTLIETLTYRYGPHTMAGDDPTRYRTSELDNEWEKKDPIVRFRKFLEEKGIWNESIENEVIEQAKEDIKNAIKKADDQPKQKVTDLISFMHEELPYNLKEQNEIYKAKESK, from the coding sequence ATGGCAGCAAAAACGAAAAATGCCAAATTCGATCCACAACAACAATTTAAAAAAGTGGAAGAGATTTTTCAAACGTTCCAAATTTTAAATGAAGAAGGAAAAGTGGTTAATGAAGCTGCAATGCCAGAACTAACTGATGAGCAGCTTAAAGAACTAATGCGTCGTATGGTTTATACTCGCGTATTAGACCAACGTTCTATTAGTTTAAATAGACAAGGGCGTTTAGGATTCTACGCTCCAACAGCTGGTCAAGAAGCTTCACAATTAGCTTCACAATTCGCGCTTGAAAGTGAAGACTTTATCCTTCCTGGATACCGCGATGTACCGCAAATGATTTGGCATGGCCTTCCGCTGTACCAAGCATTCTTATTCTCACGTGGACATTTCCACGGAAACCAAATGCCAGAAGGAGTTAATTTATTACCACCACAAATCATTATTGGTGCACAAATTATTCAAACTGCTGGTGTTGCATTAGGATTAAAGAAAAAAGGTAAACAAGCAGTTGCGATTACATACACAGGAGACGGTGGAGCTTCTCAAGGTGATTTCTACGAAGGAATTAACTTTGCAGGTGCGTATAAAGCACCAGCTATCTTTGTTGTTCAAAACAACCGTTTCGCAATTTCTACTCCTGTTGAAAAACAATCGGCTGCAACTACAATTGCACAAAAAGCTGTTGCTGCTGGTATTCCTGGAATCCAAGTAGATGGAATGGATCCGCTTGCTGTGTACGCTGCAGTTCGTGAAGCTCGTGAAAGAGCAATAAATGGCGAAGGTCCAACATTAATTGAAACGTTAACTTACCGTTATGGTCCTCATACAATGGCTGGTGATGATCCAACACGTTATCGTACTTCTGAATTAGATAACGAATGGGAAAAGAAAGATCCGATTGTACGCTTCCGTAAATTCTTAGAAGAAAAAGGAATATGGAACGAATCAATCGAAAATGAAGTTATTGAACAAGCAAAAGAAGATATTAAAAATGCTATTAAAAAAGCAGATGATCAACCAAAACAAAAAGTTACGGACTTAATCTCCTTCATGCATGAAGAACTTCCGTATAACTTAAAAGAGCAAAACGAAATTTATAAAGCGAAGGAGTCGAAGTAA
- a CDS encoding YkyA family protein: MWQWKKVLLSIGLATTLILTGCTEKEKAEQKIFDTLEHVVELETNFEEQQEPLLQLEQKEKELYDEIISLGMKEFEQIIVLAKEATSVVEERREHMEREKASIDEAREHFEEVSTHMEELEDEQLKQEAQELYQLMEKRYGAYDELYTYYMEAIELDIELYELFQLEDLTMEQLKNQIDKINDTYTKIKEANEKFNENTEQYNEDKYKFYQNAGLNVEYNN; encoded by the coding sequence GTGTGGCAATGGAAAAAAGTATTACTATCGATCGGATTGGCAACTACATTAATATTGACAGGTTGCACAGAGAAAGAAAAAGCAGAACAAAAAATCTTTGATACGTTGGAACATGTAGTAGAATTAGAAACTAACTTTGAAGAGCAACAAGAGCCACTACTTCAACTAGAACAAAAAGAAAAAGAACTTTATGACGAAATCATCTCCCTTGGGATGAAAGAATTCGAGCAGATTATCGTTCTTGCTAAAGAGGCTACATCAGTAGTGGAAGAACGTAGAGAACATATGGAGAGAGAAAAGGCGAGCATCGATGAGGCTAGAGAACATTTTGAAGAAGTTTCTACTCATATGGAAGAATTAGAAGATGAACAATTAAAGCAAGAAGCGCAAGAACTCTATCAATTAATGGAGAAAAGATATGGAGCCTACGATGAACTGTATACGTATTACATGGAGGCAATAGAACTTGACATAGAATTATATGAGTTATTCCAACTAGAAGATTTAACGATGGAGCAATTAAAAAATCAAATAGATAAGATTAACGACACGTATACAAAAATTAAAGAAGCAAATGAGAAGTTTAATGAAAATACAGAACAATATAATGAAGATAAATATAAGTTTTATCAAAATGCTGGCTTAAATGTGGAATATAACAATTAA